A region from the Podarcis raffonei isolate rPodRaf1 chromosome 11, rPodRaf1.pri, whole genome shotgun sequence genome encodes:
- the LOC128423361 gene encoding molybdopterin synthase sulfur carrier subunit-like: protein MSCEVVVLYFAKSAELAGVRTETISVPQQITSLQLWEEIVKRHSRLAAIQEQVVFAVRQEYVLLGDQLVVLNPGDEVAVIPPISGG from the exons GTGGTAGTGCTGTACTTTGCAAAAAGTGCCGAATTAGCCGGTGTCCGCACTGAGACCATTTCCGTGCCCCAACAGATAACATCCCTGCAGCTGTGGGAAGAAATTGTCAAGAGGCATTCAAG GCTCGCTGCTATACAGGAACAAGTCGTCTTTGCTGTCCGCCAGGAATACGTGCTTCTTGGGGATCAACTGGTGGTCCTCAACCCAGGGGACGAGGTTGCTGTTATCCCCCCAATTAGTGGAGGTTAG